A genomic segment from Capra hircus breed San Clemente chromosome 15, ASM170441v1, whole genome shotgun sequence encodes:
- the SIDT2 gene encoding SID1 transmembrane family member 2 isoform X1: MFALGLPFLALLVASVESHLGVLGPKNVSQKDAEFERTYVDEVNSELVNIYTFNHTVTRNRTEGVRVSVNVLNKQKGAPLLFVVRQKEAVVSFQVPLILRGMFQRKYLYQKVERTLCQPPTKNESEVQFFYVDVSTLSPVNTTYQLRVSRMDDFVLRTGEPFSFNTTAAQPQYFKYEFPEGVDSVIVKVASNTAFPCSVISIQDVLCPVYDLDNNVAFIGMYQTMTKKAAITVQRKDFPSNSFYVVVVVKTEDQACGGSLPFYPFIEDEPVDQGHRQKTLSVLVSRAVTSEAYVGGMLFCLGIFLSFYLLTVLLACWENWRQRKKSLLVAVDRACPESASLLGHPRVLADSFPGTSPYDGYNYGSFENGSGSTGSTDGLVDSTGPGDLSYNYPDPAGTRPRLDSMSSVEEDDYDTLADIDSDKNVIRTKQYLYVADLARKDKRVLRKKYQIYFWNIATIAVFYALPVVQLVITYQTVVNVTGNQDICYYNFLCAHPLGNLSAFNNILSNLGYILLGLLFLLIILQREINHNRALLRNDLCALECGIPKHFGLFYAMGTALMMEGLLSACYHVCPNYTNFQFDTSFMYMIAGLCMLKLYQKRHPDINASAYSAYACLAIVIFFSVLGVVFGKGNTAFWIVFSVIHITATLLLSTQLYYMGRWKLDSGICRRILHVLYTDCIRQCSGPLYVDRMVLLVMGNIINWSLAAYGLIMRPNDFASYLLAIGICNLLLYFAFYIIMKLRSGERIKLIPLLCIVCTSVVWGFALFFFFQGLSTWQKTPAESREHNRDCILLDFFDDHDIWHFLSSIAMFGSFLVLLTLDDDLDTVQRDKIYVF; encoded by the exons ACGGAAGGTGTGAGAGTGTCCGTGAATGTCCTGAACAAGCAGAAGGGTGCTCCTTTGCTGTTTGTGGTCCGCCAGAAGGAGGCGGTGGTGTCCTTCCAGGTGCCCCTGATCCTCCGAGGGAT GTTCCAGCGCAAGTACCTCTACCAAAAGGTGGAGCGAACGCTGTGTCAGCCCCCCACCAAGAATGAGTCCGAGGTCCAGTTCTTCTACGTGGATGTGTCCACCCTGTCACCAGTTAACACCACGTACCAGCTCCGCGTCAGCCGAATGGACGACTTCGTGCTCAG GACCGGGGAGCCATTCAGCTTCAACACCACGGCAGCGCAGCCCCAG TACTTCAAGTATGAGTTCCCAGAAGGAGTGGACTCGGTCATCGTCAAGGTGGCCTCCAACACGGCCTTCCCTTGCTCAGTGATCTCCATCCAGGATGTGCTG TGTCCTGTGTATGACCTAGACAACAACGTAGCCTTCATCGGCATGTATCAGACGATGACCAAGAAGGCAGCCATCACCGTGCAG CGTAAGGACTTCCCCAGCAACAGCTTttacgtggtggtggtggtgaaaacTGAAGACCAGGCCTGTGGGGGCTCCCTGCCTTTCTACCCCTTTATAGAAG ATGAACCGGTCGATCAAGGGCACCGCCAGAAAACCCTGTCCGTGCTGGTCTCGAGAGCAGTCACTT cggAGGCCTACGTTGGTGGTATGCTCTTCTGCCTGGGCATATTTCTCTCCTTCTACCTGCTTACCGTGCTCCTGGcctgttgggaaaactggag GCAAAGGAAGAAGAGCCTTCTGGTGGCCGTGGACCGAGCCTGCCCAGAAAGCG CTTCTCTTCTTG GTCACCCTCGGGTCCTGGCCGACTCCTTTCCTGGCACCTCTCCCTATGACGGCTACAACTACGGCTCCTTTG AGAATGGTTCTGGCTCCACCGGCTCCACCGACGGTCTGGTTGACAGCACGGGCCCCGGGGACCTATCCTACAATTACCCGG ACCCTGCGGGCACTCGACCAAGACTGGACTCCATGAGCTCCGTGGAGGAAGATGACTACGACACTCTGGCCGACATTGATTCAGACAAGAACGTCATTCGCACCAAG CAATACCTCTACGTGGCTGACCTGGCGCGCAAGGACAAACGTGTCCTGCGGAAGAAATACCAGATCTACTTCTG GAACATCGCCACCATTGCCGTCTTTTACGCACTTCCTGTGGTACAGCTGGTGATCACCTACCAGACG GTGGTGAATGTCACAGGGAACCAGGACATCTGCTACTACAACTTCCTCTGTGCCCACCCGCTGGGCAACCTCAG CGCCTTCAACAACATCCTCAGCAACCTGGGGTACATCCTGCTGGGGCTGCTCTTCCTGCTCATCATCTTGCAACGGGAGATCAACCACAACCGGGCCCTGCTGCGCAACGACCTCTGCGCCCTG GAATGTGGGATCCCCAAACACTTTGGCCTCTTCTATGCCATGGGCACGGCCCTGATGATGGAGGGGCTGCTTAGTGCTTGCTATCACGTCTGCCCCAACTACACCAATTTCCAGTTTG ACACGTCGTTCATGTACATGATCGCGGGGCTCTGCATGCTGAAGCTCTACCAGAAGCGGCACCCAGACATCAACGCCAGTGCCTACAGCGCCTACGCCTGCTTGGCCATCGTCATCTTCTTCTCCGTGCTGGGCGTG GTCTTCGGCAAGGGGAACACAGCGTTCTGGATTGTCTTCTCAGTCATCCACATCACTGCCACCCTGCTGCTCAGCACACAGCTCTATTACATGGGTCGCTGGAAGCTGG ACTCGGGGATCTGCCGTCGCATCCTCCACGTGCTCTACACGGACTGCATTCGGCAGTGCAGCGGGCCTCTCTACGTG GACCGCATGGTGCTGCTGGTCATGGGCAACATCATCAACTGGTCGCT GGCGGCCTACGGGCTCATCATGCGTCCCAACGATTTCGCCTCCTACTTGTTGGCCATTGGCATCTGCAACCTGCTTCTTTACTTTGCCTTCTACATAATTATGAAG CTCCGGAGCGGGGAAAGGATCAAGCTCATTCCCCTGCTCTGCATCGTCTGCACCTCGGTGGTCTGGGGctttgccctcttcttcttcttccaggGACTCAGCACCTGGCAG AAAACCCCCGCAGAGTCGCGGGAGCACAACCGGGACTGCATCCTCCTCGACTTCTTTGACGATCACGACATCTGGCACTTCCTCTCCTCCATCGCCATGTTTGGGTCATTCCTG GTGTTGCTGACACTGGACGACGACCTGGACACCGTGCAGCGGGACAAGATCTACGTCTTCTAG
- the SIDT2 gene encoding SID1 transmembrane family member 2 isoform X3, with amino-acid sequence MFALGLPFLALLVASVESHLGVLGPKNVSQKDAEFERTYVDEVNSELVNIYTFNHTVTRNRTEGVRVSVNVLNKQKGAPLLFVVRQKEAVVSFQVPLILRGMFQRKYLYQKVERTLCQPPTKNESEVQFFYVDVSTLSPVNTTYQLRVSRMDDFVLRTGEPFSFNTTAAQPQYFKYEFPEGVDSVIVKVASNTAFPCSVISIQDVLCPVYDLDNNVAFIGMYQTMTKKAAITVQRKDFPSNSFYVVVVVKTEDQACGGSLPFYPFIEDEPVDQGHRQKTLSVLVSRAVTSEAYVGGMLFCLGIFLSFYLLTVLLACWENWRQRKKSLLVAVDRACPESGHPRVLADSFPGTSPYDGYNYGSFENGSGSTGSTDGLVDSTGPGDLSYNYPGHNQFKRRLPFGQMRQLCIAMGRCGEDPAGTRPRLDSMSSVEEDDYDTLADIDSDKNVIRTKQYLYVADLARKDKRVLRKKYQIYFWNIATIAVFYALPVVQLVITYQTVVNVTGNQDICYYNFLCAHPLGNLSAFNNILSNLGYILLGLLFLLIILQREINHNRALLRNDLCALECGIPKHFGLFYAMGTALMMEGLLSACYHVCPNYTNFQFDTSFMYMIAGLCMLKLYQKRHPDINASAYSAYACLAIVIFFSVLGVVFGKGNTAFWIVFSVIHITATLLLSTQLYYMGRWKLDSGICRRILHVLYTDCIRQCSGPLYVDRMVLLVMGNIINWSLAAYGLIMRPNDFASYLLAIGICNLLLYFAFYIIMKLRSGERIKLIPLLCIVCTSVVWGFALFFFFQGLSTWQKTPAESREHNRDCILLDFFDDHDIWHFLSSIAMFGSFLVLLTLDDDLDTVQRDKIYVF; translated from the exons ACGGAAGGTGTGAGAGTGTCCGTGAATGTCCTGAACAAGCAGAAGGGTGCTCCTTTGCTGTTTGTGGTCCGCCAGAAGGAGGCGGTGGTGTCCTTCCAGGTGCCCCTGATCCTCCGAGGGAT GTTCCAGCGCAAGTACCTCTACCAAAAGGTGGAGCGAACGCTGTGTCAGCCCCCCACCAAGAATGAGTCCGAGGTCCAGTTCTTCTACGTGGATGTGTCCACCCTGTCACCAGTTAACACCACGTACCAGCTCCGCGTCAGCCGAATGGACGACTTCGTGCTCAG GACCGGGGAGCCATTCAGCTTCAACACCACGGCAGCGCAGCCCCAG TACTTCAAGTATGAGTTCCCAGAAGGAGTGGACTCGGTCATCGTCAAGGTGGCCTCCAACACGGCCTTCCCTTGCTCAGTGATCTCCATCCAGGATGTGCTG TGTCCTGTGTATGACCTAGACAACAACGTAGCCTTCATCGGCATGTATCAGACGATGACCAAGAAGGCAGCCATCACCGTGCAG CGTAAGGACTTCCCCAGCAACAGCTTttacgtggtggtggtggtgaaaacTGAAGACCAGGCCTGTGGGGGCTCCCTGCCTTTCTACCCCTTTATAGAAG ATGAACCGGTCGATCAAGGGCACCGCCAGAAAACCCTGTCCGTGCTGGTCTCGAGAGCAGTCACTT cggAGGCCTACGTTGGTGGTATGCTCTTCTGCCTGGGCATATTTCTCTCCTTCTACCTGCTTACCGTGCTCCTGGcctgttgggaaaactggag GCAAAGGAAGAAGAGCCTTCTGGTGGCCGTGGACCGAGCCTGCCCAGAAAGCG GTCACCCTCGGGTCCTGGCCGACTCCTTTCCTGGCACCTCTCCCTATGACGGCTACAACTACGGCTCCTTTG AGAATGGTTCTGGCTCCACCGGCTCCACCGACGGTCTGGTTGACAGCACGGGCCCCGGGGACCTATCCTACAATTACCCGG GGCACAACCAGTTCAAGCGACGCCTCCCCTTTGGCCAGATGCGGCAGCTGTGCATTGCCATGGGTAGATGTGGGGAGG ACCCTGCGGGCACTCGACCAAGACTGGACTCCATGAGCTCCGTGGAGGAAGATGACTACGACACTCTGGCCGACATTGATTCAGACAAGAACGTCATTCGCACCAAG CAATACCTCTACGTGGCTGACCTGGCGCGCAAGGACAAACGTGTCCTGCGGAAGAAATACCAGATCTACTTCTG GAACATCGCCACCATTGCCGTCTTTTACGCACTTCCTGTGGTACAGCTGGTGATCACCTACCAGACG GTGGTGAATGTCACAGGGAACCAGGACATCTGCTACTACAACTTCCTCTGTGCCCACCCGCTGGGCAACCTCAG CGCCTTCAACAACATCCTCAGCAACCTGGGGTACATCCTGCTGGGGCTGCTCTTCCTGCTCATCATCTTGCAACGGGAGATCAACCACAACCGGGCCCTGCTGCGCAACGACCTCTGCGCCCTG GAATGTGGGATCCCCAAACACTTTGGCCTCTTCTATGCCATGGGCACGGCCCTGATGATGGAGGGGCTGCTTAGTGCTTGCTATCACGTCTGCCCCAACTACACCAATTTCCAGTTTG ACACGTCGTTCATGTACATGATCGCGGGGCTCTGCATGCTGAAGCTCTACCAGAAGCGGCACCCAGACATCAACGCCAGTGCCTACAGCGCCTACGCCTGCTTGGCCATCGTCATCTTCTTCTCCGTGCTGGGCGTG GTCTTCGGCAAGGGGAACACAGCGTTCTGGATTGTCTTCTCAGTCATCCACATCACTGCCACCCTGCTGCTCAGCACACAGCTCTATTACATGGGTCGCTGGAAGCTGG ACTCGGGGATCTGCCGTCGCATCCTCCACGTGCTCTACACGGACTGCATTCGGCAGTGCAGCGGGCCTCTCTACGTG GACCGCATGGTGCTGCTGGTCATGGGCAACATCATCAACTGGTCGCT GGCGGCCTACGGGCTCATCATGCGTCCCAACGATTTCGCCTCCTACTTGTTGGCCATTGGCATCTGCAACCTGCTTCTTTACTTTGCCTTCTACATAATTATGAAG CTCCGGAGCGGGGAAAGGATCAAGCTCATTCCCCTGCTCTGCATCGTCTGCACCTCGGTGGTCTGGGGctttgccctcttcttcttcttccaggGACTCAGCACCTGGCAG AAAACCCCCGCAGAGTCGCGGGAGCACAACCGGGACTGCATCCTCCTCGACTTCTTTGACGATCACGACATCTGGCACTTCCTCTCCTCCATCGCCATGTTTGGGTCATTCCTG GTGTTGCTGACACTGGACGACGACCTGGACACCGTGCAGCGGGACAAGATCTACGTCTTCTAG
- the SIDT2 gene encoding SID1 transmembrane family member 2 isoform X2 produces the protein MFALGLPFLALLVASVESHLGVLGPKNVSQKDAEFERTYVDEVNSELVNIYTFNHTVTRNRTEGVRVSVNVLNKQKGAPLLFVVRQKEAVVSFQVPLILRGMFQRKYLYQKVERTLCQPPTKNESEVQFFYVDVSTLSPVNTTYQLRVSRMDDFVLRTGEPFSFNTTAAQPQYFKYEFPEGVDSVIVKVASNTAFPCSVISIQDVLCPVYDLDNNVAFIGMYQTMTKKAAITVQRKDFPSNSFYVVVVVKTEDQACGGSLPFYPFIEDEPVDQGHRQKTLSVLVSRAVTSEAYVGGMLFCLGIFLSFYLLTVLLACWENWRQRKKSLLVAVDRACPESGHPRVLADSFPGTSPYDGYNYGSFENGSGSTGSTDGLVDSTGPGDLSYNYPDPAGTRPRLDSMSSVEEDDYDTLADIDSDKNVIRTKQYLYVADLARKDKRVLRKKYQIYFWNIATIAVFYALPVVQLVITYQTVVNVTGNQDICYYNFLCAHPLGNLSAFNNILSNLGYILLGLLFLLIILQREINHNRALLRNDLCALECGIPKHFGLFYAMGTALMMEGLLSACYHVCPNYTNFQFDTSFMYMIAGLCMLKLYQKRHPDINASAYSAYACLAIVIFFSVLGVVFGKGNTAFWIVFSVIHITATLLLSTQLYYMGRWKLDSGICRRILHVLYTDCIRQCSGPLYVDRMVLLVMGNIINWSLAAYGLIMRPNDFASYLLAIGICNLLLYFAFYIIMKLRSGERIKLIPLLCIVCTSVVWGFALFFFFQGLSTWQKTPAESREHNRDCILLDFFDDHDIWHFLSSIAMFGSFLVLLTLDDDLDTVQRDKIYVF, from the exons ACGGAAGGTGTGAGAGTGTCCGTGAATGTCCTGAACAAGCAGAAGGGTGCTCCTTTGCTGTTTGTGGTCCGCCAGAAGGAGGCGGTGGTGTCCTTCCAGGTGCCCCTGATCCTCCGAGGGAT GTTCCAGCGCAAGTACCTCTACCAAAAGGTGGAGCGAACGCTGTGTCAGCCCCCCACCAAGAATGAGTCCGAGGTCCAGTTCTTCTACGTGGATGTGTCCACCCTGTCACCAGTTAACACCACGTACCAGCTCCGCGTCAGCCGAATGGACGACTTCGTGCTCAG GACCGGGGAGCCATTCAGCTTCAACACCACGGCAGCGCAGCCCCAG TACTTCAAGTATGAGTTCCCAGAAGGAGTGGACTCGGTCATCGTCAAGGTGGCCTCCAACACGGCCTTCCCTTGCTCAGTGATCTCCATCCAGGATGTGCTG TGTCCTGTGTATGACCTAGACAACAACGTAGCCTTCATCGGCATGTATCAGACGATGACCAAGAAGGCAGCCATCACCGTGCAG CGTAAGGACTTCCCCAGCAACAGCTTttacgtggtggtggtggtgaaaacTGAAGACCAGGCCTGTGGGGGCTCCCTGCCTTTCTACCCCTTTATAGAAG ATGAACCGGTCGATCAAGGGCACCGCCAGAAAACCCTGTCCGTGCTGGTCTCGAGAGCAGTCACTT cggAGGCCTACGTTGGTGGTATGCTCTTCTGCCTGGGCATATTTCTCTCCTTCTACCTGCTTACCGTGCTCCTGGcctgttgggaaaactggag GCAAAGGAAGAAGAGCCTTCTGGTGGCCGTGGACCGAGCCTGCCCAGAAAGCG GTCACCCTCGGGTCCTGGCCGACTCCTTTCCTGGCACCTCTCCCTATGACGGCTACAACTACGGCTCCTTTG AGAATGGTTCTGGCTCCACCGGCTCCACCGACGGTCTGGTTGACAGCACGGGCCCCGGGGACCTATCCTACAATTACCCGG ACCCTGCGGGCACTCGACCAAGACTGGACTCCATGAGCTCCGTGGAGGAAGATGACTACGACACTCTGGCCGACATTGATTCAGACAAGAACGTCATTCGCACCAAG CAATACCTCTACGTGGCTGACCTGGCGCGCAAGGACAAACGTGTCCTGCGGAAGAAATACCAGATCTACTTCTG GAACATCGCCACCATTGCCGTCTTTTACGCACTTCCTGTGGTACAGCTGGTGATCACCTACCAGACG GTGGTGAATGTCACAGGGAACCAGGACATCTGCTACTACAACTTCCTCTGTGCCCACCCGCTGGGCAACCTCAG CGCCTTCAACAACATCCTCAGCAACCTGGGGTACATCCTGCTGGGGCTGCTCTTCCTGCTCATCATCTTGCAACGGGAGATCAACCACAACCGGGCCCTGCTGCGCAACGACCTCTGCGCCCTG GAATGTGGGATCCCCAAACACTTTGGCCTCTTCTATGCCATGGGCACGGCCCTGATGATGGAGGGGCTGCTTAGTGCTTGCTATCACGTCTGCCCCAACTACACCAATTTCCAGTTTG ACACGTCGTTCATGTACATGATCGCGGGGCTCTGCATGCTGAAGCTCTACCAGAAGCGGCACCCAGACATCAACGCCAGTGCCTACAGCGCCTACGCCTGCTTGGCCATCGTCATCTTCTTCTCCGTGCTGGGCGTG GTCTTCGGCAAGGGGAACACAGCGTTCTGGATTGTCTTCTCAGTCATCCACATCACTGCCACCCTGCTGCTCAGCACACAGCTCTATTACATGGGTCGCTGGAAGCTGG ACTCGGGGATCTGCCGTCGCATCCTCCACGTGCTCTACACGGACTGCATTCGGCAGTGCAGCGGGCCTCTCTACGTG GACCGCATGGTGCTGCTGGTCATGGGCAACATCATCAACTGGTCGCT GGCGGCCTACGGGCTCATCATGCGTCCCAACGATTTCGCCTCCTACTTGTTGGCCATTGGCATCTGCAACCTGCTTCTTTACTTTGCCTTCTACATAATTATGAAG CTCCGGAGCGGGGAAAGGATCAAGCTCATTCCCCTGCTCTGCATCGTCTGCACCTCGGTGGTCTGGGGctttgccctcttcttcttcttccaggGACTCAGCACCTGGCAG AAAACCCCCGCAGAGTCGCGGGAGCACAACCGGGACTGCATCCTCCTCGACTTCTTTGACGATCACGACATCTGGCACTTCCTCTCCTCCATCGCCATGTTTGGGTCATTCCTG GTGTTGCTGACACTGGACGACGACCTGGACACCGTGCAGCGGGACAAGATCTACGTCTTCTAG